One Oncorhynchus kisutch isolate 150728-3 linkage group LG13, Okis_V2, whole genome shotgun sequence DNA window includes the following coding sequences:
- the LOC109902234 gene encoding transcription elongation factor A protein 3-like isoform X14, which produces MTREEELIRIAKKLDKMVSRNNTEGALDLLNELKSFNMTLKLLQETRIGMSVNGIRKHCTDDEVVSLAKILIKDWKRLLDAARTQSTERPNKMKNGVDSNKSTGSPVRSPLEKDTRRDSSDTLSPSHPRPTPPSRRPSVKVKKERKDSDSKVPKKTSVDAKKERKDLSDSKPKPAKRQSLDSSDSNPKRSKRQSLDSSDSNPKRSKRQSLDGKKDRKDSTDSKPSHSVKRHSTDSKSDRRDSVDSKTSNSPSAKKLSSETKEFHSSKSSHPGPLQRKSSTDSIERRGKPEMPKIPTTPTSPMSPSFSSAGVPLSLCLATGETIRDKCIEMLAAALRTDDNFKEFGTNCDSMAAEIEDHIYTEMGSTDMKYKNRVRSRISNLKDPKNPGLRRNVLAGGIELRRFAIMSAEEMASDELKQLRNNLTKEAIREHQLSKTSGTISDLFQCSKCGKKNCTYNQMQTRSADEPMTTFVLCNECGNRWKFC; this is translated from the exons ATGACGCGAGAAGAGGAGTTAATTCGGATTGCAAAAAAGCTGGACAAGATGGTGTCTAGAAATAACACG GAGGGTGCCCTGGACCTGCTGAATGAACTGAAGAGCTTCAACATGACACTGAAACTTCTGCAG GAAACGAGAATCGGCATGTCTGTGAATGGAATCAGGAAGCACTGCACAGACGACGAGGTAGTTTCCCTGGCCAAGATCCTCATCAAGGACTGGAAGAGACTGCTGG ATGCTGCACGTACTCAGAGTACGGAGAGGCCCAATAAGATGAAGAATGGGGTTGACTCCAACAAATCCACAGGGTCCCCAGTCAGGTCCCCCTTAGAGAAAGACACCAG GAGAGATTCTTCAGACACTCTGTCTCCTTCTCATCCTCGTCCCACCCCTCCGTCCAGACGTCCCTCAGTGAAGGTGAAGAAAGAGAG AAAAGACTCCGATAGCAAAGTGCCCAAAAAAACATCTGTTGATGCCAAGAAAGAAAG AAAGGATTTGTCAGATTCCAAACCAAAACCTGCTAAAAGGCAGAGTCTGGACTCGTCAGATTCCAATCCAAAACGTTCTAAAAGGCAGAGTCTGGACTCGTCAGATTCCAATCCAAAACGTTCTAAAAGGCAGAGTCTGGATGGCAAGAAAGACAG AAAGGACTCCACTGACTCCAAGCCCAGCCATTCTGTGAAACGTCATTCGACTGATTCCAAATCAGACAG GAGGGACTCTGTGGATTCCAAGACTAGCAACTCACCCTCAGCTAAGAAGCTCTCTAGCGAGAC gAAAGAATTTCATAGCTCCAAGTCGTCTCACCCTGGCCCTCTGCAGAGAAAGTCCTCAACGGACAGTATTGAACG GAGAGGGAAACCAGAGATGCCAAAGATTCCCACCACCCCCACCAGTCCCATGTCCCCCTCCTTCAGCTCAGCAGGGGTTCCCCTGTCCCTTTGCCTTGCCACTGGAGAAACCATCAGGGACAAGTGCATCGAGATGCTGGCTGCTGCTCTACGTACAGATG ACAACTTCAAAGAATTTGGGACAAACTGTGACTCCATGGCAGCAGAGATTGAAGATC ATATTTACACGGAGATGGGATCCACAGATATGAAGTATAAAAACAGGGTGCGGAGCCGCATCAGCAACCTGAAGGACCCCAAAAACCCTGGACTGCGGAGGAACGTCCTGGCTGGAGGCATCGAGCTGAGACGCTTCGCCATCATGTCTGCTGAG gaGATGGCTAGTGATGAGCTGAAGCAGCTGAGGAACAATCTGACTAAGGAGGCCATTAGGGAACACCAACTGTCCAAAACCAGCGGTACCATTTCTGACCTGTTTCAGTGCAGCAAGTGCGGCAAAAAGAACTGCACCTACAACCAG ATGCAGACCCGCAGCGCTGATGAGCCTATGACTACTTTTGTTCTGTGTAACGAGTGCGGGAACCGCTGGAAG TTCTGCTGA
- the LOC109902234 gene encoding serine/arginine repetitive matrix protein 1-like isoform X1, translated as MTREEELIRIAKKLDKMVSRNNTEGALDLLNELKSFNMTLKLLQETRIGMSVNGIRKHCTDDEVVSLAKILIKDWKRLLDAARTQSTERPNKMKNGVDSNKSTGSPVRSPLEKDTSHKRLDVSDSEPESEKEEYSDKRQKEKYNVEHKKDERAVDLKKERYTEAFKNKRHAEQSKNGKHTKDARKERHVEHLEEPKKERHFEKSRKERHVPIHDTKNERHVQEPKKESNLEEPKNESHTDDPRKERHTDERRKEIPMYEPPQERPVENHRQGFERRSVLDDLYPSCYSPPRPPRPPRLPLPVRRMSGEVNKGVKKEVKKERERRDSSDTLSPSHPRPTPPSRRPSVKVKKERKKAPPDPNSPLPPLHPHPSMPTAAEVKKERKEPPRISVVRKEPPDPNAPFAPLPLHLHPPPHVKRPSVEVKKEREESSDYKPVSLKVTSSDHVKKDRKDSDSKVPKKTSVDAKKERKDLSDSKPKPAKRQSLDSSDSNPKRSKRQSLDSSDSNPKRSKRQSLDGKKDRKDSTDSKPSHSVKRHSTDSKSDRRDSVDSKTSNSPSAKKLSSETKEFHSSKSSHPGPLQRKSSTDSIERRGKPEMPKIPTTPTSPMSPSFSSAGVPLSLCLATGETIRDKCIEMLAAALRTDDNFKEFGTNCDSMAAEIEDHIYTEMGSTDMKYKNRVRSRISNLKDPKNPGLRRNVLAGGIELRRFAIMSAEEMASDELKQLRNNLTKEAIREHQLSKTSGTISDLFQCSKCGKKNCTYNQMQTRSADEPMTTFVLCNECGNRWKFC; from the exons ATGACGCGAGAAGAGGAGTTAATTCGGATTGCAAAAAAGCTGGACAAGATGGTGTCTAGAAATAACACG GAGGGTGCCCTGGACCTGCTGAATGAACTGAAGAGCTTCAACATGACACTGAAACTTCTGCAG GAAACGAGAATCGGCATGTCTGTGAATGGAATCAGGAAGCACTGCACAGACGACGAGGTAGTTTCCCTGGCCAAGATCCTCATCAAGGACTGGAAGAGACTGCTGG ATGCTGCACGTACTCAGAGTACGGAGAGGCCCAATAAGATGAAGAATGGGGTTGACTCCAACAAATCCACAGGGTCCCCAGTCAGGTCCCCCTTAGAGAAAGACACCAG TCACAAGAGGCTGGATGTTTCTGATTCAGAACCTGAATCTGAAAAGGAAGAATACTCTGACAAACGGCAAAAAGAGAAGTACAATGTTGAACACAAAAAAGACGAGAGAGCTGTTGACCTTAAAAAGGAGCGATATACAGAGGCATTCAAAAACAAACGGCATGCAGAACAATCCAAAAACGGAAAACATACAAAAGATGCCAGAAAAGAAAGACATGTAGAACACTTAGAAGAACCCAAAAAGGAGAGACACTtcgaaaaatccagaaaagaaaGACATGTACCTATACATGACACAAAAAATGAAAGACATGTGCAAGAACCCAAGAAAGAAAGTAACCTCGAAGAACCCAAAAACGAGAGCCACACAGATGATCCGAGAAAGGAAAGACACACAGATGAACGCAGAAAGGAGATACCAATGTACGAACCCCCACAAGAGAGACCTGTTGAAAACCACAGACAAGGGTTTGAGAG GAGAAGCGTCTTGGATGATCTTTACCCCTCTTGTTACTCTCCTCCTCGCCCCCCCCGACCACCccgtcttcctctccctgtcagACGTATGTCTGGGGAGGTGAATAAAGGGGTGAAAAAAGAggtgaagaaggagagagagag GAGAGATTCTTCAGACACTCTGTCTCCTTCTCATCCTCGTCCCACCCCTCCGTCCAGACGTCCCTCAGTGAAGGTGAAGAAAGAGAG GAAAAAAGCTCCTCCTGACCCTAATtccccacttcctcctcttcatcctcatcctTCTATGCCCACTGCAGCAGAGGTCAAGAAGGAGAG AAAAGAGCCTCCGCGGATTTCTGTGGTTAGAAAAGAGCCTCCGGACCCCAATGCTCCATttgctcctcttcctctccatctccatcctccCCCTCACGTGAAGCGCCCATCAGTGGAAGTCAAAAAGGAGAG AGAAGAGTCGTCAGATTACAAACCCGTTTCTCTGAAGGTGACGTCATCTGACCATGTGAAAAAGGATAG AAAAGACTCCGATAGCAAAGTGCCCAAAAAAACATCTGTTGATGCCAAGAAAGAAAG AAAGGATTTGTCAGATTCCAAACCAAAACCTGCTAAAAGGCAGAGTCTGGACTCGTCAGATTCCAATCCAAAACGTTCTAAAAGGCAGAGTCTGGACTCGTCAGATTCCAATCCAAAACGTTCTAAAAGGCAGAGTCTGGATGGCAAGAAAGACAG AAAGGACTCCACTGACTCCAAGCCCAGCCATTCTGTGAAACGTCATTCGACTGATTCCAAATCAGACAG GAGGGACTCTGTGGATTCCAAGACTAGCAACTCACCCTCAGCTAAGAAGCTCTCTAGCGAGAC gAAAGAATTTCATAGCTCCAAGTCGTCTCACCCTGGCCCTCTGCAGAGAAAGTCCTCAACGGACAGTATTGAACG GAGAGGGAAACCAGAGATGCCAAAGATTCCCACCACCCCCACCAGTCCCATGTCCCCCTCCTTCAGCTCAGCAGGGGTTCCCCTGTCCCTTTGCCTTGCCACTGGAGAAACCATCAGGGACAAGTGCATCGAGATGCTGGCTGCTGCTCTACGTACAGATG ACAACTTCAAAGAATTTGGGACAAACTGTGACTCCATGGCAGCAGAGATTGAAGATC ATATTTACACGGAGATGGGATCCACAGATATGAAGTATAAAAACAGGGTGCGGAGCCGCATCAGCAACCTGAAGGACCCCAAAAACCCTGGACTGCGGAGGAACGTCCTGGCTGGAGGCATCGAGCTGAGACGCTTCGCCATCATGTCTGCTGAG gaGATGGCTAGTGATGAGCTGAAGCAGCTGAGGAACAATCTGACTAAGGAGGCCATTAGGGAACACCAACTGTCCAAAACCAGCGGTACCATTTCTGACCTGTTTCAGTGCAGCAAGTGCGGCAAAAAGAACTGCACCTACAACCAG ATGCAGACCCGCAGCGCTGATGAGCCTATGACTACTTTTGTTCTGTGTAACGAGTGCGGGAACCGCTGGAAG TTCTGCTGA
- the LOC109902234 gene encoding transcription elongation factor A protein 3-like isoform X15, with the protein MTREEELIRIAKKLDKMVSRNNTEGALDLLNELKSFNMTLKLLQETRIGMSVNGIRKHCTDDEVVSLAKILIKDWKRLLDAARTQSTERPNKMKNGVDSNKSTGSPVRSPLEKDTRRDSSDTLSPSHPRPTPPSRRPSVKVKKERKDLSDSKPKPAKRQSLDSSDSNPKRSKRQSLDSSDSNPKRSKRQSLDGKKDRKDSTDSKPSHSVKRHSTDSKSDRRDSVDSKTSNSPSAKKLSSETKEFHSSKSSHPGPLQRKSSTDSIERRGKPEMPKIPTTPTSPMSPSFSSAGVPLSLCLATGETIRDKCIEMLAAALRTDDNFKEFGTNCDSMAAEIEDHIYTEMGSTDMKYKNRVRSRISNLKDPKNPGLRRNVLAGGIELRRFAIMSAEEMASDELKQLRNNLTKEAIREHQLSKTSGTISDLFQCSKCGKKNCTYNQMQTRSADEPMTTFVLCNECGNRWKFC; encoded by the exons ATGACGCGAGAAGAGGAGTTAATTCGGATTGCAAAAAAGCTGGACAAGATGGTGTCTAGAAATAACACG GAGGGTGCCCTGGACCTGCTGAATGAACTGAAGAGCTTCAACATGACACTGAAACTTCTGCAG GAAACGAGAATCGGCATGTCTGTGAATGGAATCAGGAAGCACTGCACAGACGACGAGGTAGTTTCCCTGGCCAAGATCCTCATCAAGGACTGGAAGAGACTGCTGG ATGCTGCACGTACTCAGAGTACGGAGAGGCCCAATAAGATGAAGAATGGGGTTGACTCCAACAAATCCACAGGGTCCCCAGTCAGGTCCCCCTTAGAGAAAGACACCAG GAGAGATTCTTCAGACACTCTGTCTCCTTCTCATCCTCGTCCCACCCCTCCGTCCAGACGTCCCTCAGTGAAGGTGAAGAAAGAGAG AAAGGATTTGTCAGATTCCAAACCAAAACCTGCTAAAAGGCAGAGTCTGGACTCGTCAGATTCCAATCCAAAACGTTCTAAAAGGCAGAGTCTGGACTCGTCAGATTCCAATCCAAAACGTTCTAAAAGGCAGAGTCTGGATGGCAAGAAAGACAG AAAGGACTCCACTGACTCCAAGCCCAGCCATTCTGTGAAACGTCATTCGACTGATTCCAAATCAGACAG GAGGGACTCTGTGGATTCCAAGACTAGCAACTCACCCTCAGCTAAGAAGCTCTCTAGCGAGAC gAAAGAATTTCATAGCTCCAAGTCGTCTCACCCTGGCCCTCTGCAGAGAAAGTCCTCAACGGACAGTATTGAACG GAGAGGGAAACCAGAGATGCCAAAGATTCCCACCACCCCCACCAGTCCCATGTCCCCCTCCTTCAGCTCAGCAGGGGTTCCCCTGTCCCTTTGCCTTGCCACTGGAGAAACCATCAGGGACAAGTGCATCGAGATGCTGGCTGCTGCTCTACGTACAGATG ACAACTTCAAAGAATTTGGGACAAACTGTGACTCCATGGCAGCAGAGATTGAAGATC ATATTTACACGGAGATGGGATCCACAGATATGAAGTATAAAAACAGGGTGCGGAGCCGCATCAGCAACCTGAAGGACCCCAAAAACCCTGGACTGCGGAGGAACGTCCTGGCTGGAGGCATCGAGCTGAGACGCTTCGCCATCATGTCTGCTGAG gaGATGGCTAGTGATGAGCTGAAGCAGCTGAGGAACAATCTGACTAAGGAGGCCATTAGGGAACACCAACTGTCCAAAACCAGCGGTACCATTTCTGACCTGTTTCAGTGCAGCAAGTGCGGCAAAAAGAACTGCACCTACAACCAG ATGCAGACCCGCAGCGCTGATGAGCCTATGACTACTTTTGTTCTGTGTAACGAGTGCGGGAACCGCTGGAAG TTCTGCTGA